The following proteins are encoded in a genomic region of Candidatus Manganitrophaceae bacterium:
- a CDS encoding DUF4382 domain-containing protein encodes MFDMPLRFRLLLCLLVLSLLTVSCNGGGGTSGSAADPGTGRAAILLTDRYEEKITDHQGQVITSAKEIWVTFSKLSLKPEEGDWMTLFDGPKNKSVDLLSLHGKTDLVALADLPPGRYDKARLQIEEAWFIDSDGTRHDVIVPSHRVTIQFKHDLVIHAGDDTEILFDFVPGKSIHLIETGSGKFILRPVVRVRLKGEEEVTEVVKVEGKISSIDCDAHTLTLARGQGDPITVHLEEALFILKGGAFHLEDDDHNEAEKEAAQVASCKQLQEGETVEILGTADDQGVLHASLVRFEEEAEVTHRIEFAGTLLKVGCDSQTVRVTFSGGEIDVSLGVTTKVFTDDDKEIAAEERCDALKKALQKQIGVEGTVEANQVIATEITLPAAAPTVRPTRLEGIVQSITVNGTAATGFILKDASGKSYTVTTGNQTEIKDQNGNTLAVNQLLNHQVRVEGPLDTQTLPNPTIAATLVRVLS; translated from the coding sequence ATGTTCGATATGCCTCTACGTTTCCGTTTGCTCTTGTGTCTACTTGTTCTCAGTTTATTGACTGTTTCCTGCAACGGCGGGGGAGGCACCTCAGGGAGCGCGGCCGATCCCGGCACTGGCCGCGCCGCCATTCTCCTGACCGATCGTTACGAAGAGAAGATTACCGATCATCAAGGCCAAGTCATCACCTCCGCCAAGGAGATCTGGGTCACCTTCAGCAAATTGTCCTTAAAACCGGAGGAGGGGGACTGGATGACCCTCTTCGACGGACCCAAAAACAAATCGGTCGATCTCTTGTCTCTCCATGGCAAGACCGATCTGGTGGCCCTGGCCGATCTGCCTCCCGGCAGGTACGACAAAGCGCGCCTTCAAATTGAAGAGGCCTGGTTTATCGACAGCGACGGGACGCGGCACGATGTCATTGTCCCTTCCCATCGGGTCACCATTCAGTTCAAGCACGATCTGGTCATCCACGCCGGCGACGATACCGAGATTCTCTTCGACTTTGTCCCAGGAAAATCGATTCATCTGATCGAGACCGGAAGTGGAAAGTTTATCCTTCGGCCGGTGGTCCGCGTCCGACTCAAAGGCGAGGAGGAGGTAACCGAAGTTGTGAAGGTCGAAGGGAAAATCTCTTCGATCGACTGTGACGCGCATACATTGACACTGGCCCGGGGTCAGGGCGATCCGATTACCGTCCACTTGGAAGAGGCACTCTTTATTCTAAAGGGGGGCGCCTTCCACCTGGAGGATGATGATCATAATGAGGCGGAAAAAGAGGCGGCACAGGTTGCCTCGTGTAAACAGCTCCAGGAAGGAGAGACGGTCGAAATTCTCGGTACGGCCGATGACCAGGGGGTCCTTCATGCCTCTTTGGTCCGGTTCGAGGAGGAGGCGGAGGTCACCCATCGAATTGAATTCGCCGGGACCCTTCTGAAGGTCGGCTGCGACAGTCAGACGGTCCGCGTTACTTTTAGCGGAGGGGAAATCGACGTCAGCTTGGGTGTAACGACGAAGGTCTTTACGGACGATGACAAGGAGATCGCCGCCGAAGAGCGCTGTGATGCATTGAAGAAGGCGCTTCAAAAGCAAATCGGGGTTGAAGGAACGGTCGAAGCAAATCAGGTCATTGCCACGGAGATCACCCTCCCGGCGGCGGCGCCGACGGTCCGGCCGACCCGTCTCGAAGGGATCGTTCAGTCGATCACGGTGAACGGGACTGCAGCAACCGGATTCATTCTCAAAGATGCATCGGGGAAGTCATATACCGTAACGACTGGAAACCAGACCGAGATCAAAGACCAAAATGGGAATACCCTTGCGGTCAACCAGCTTCTCAATCATCAGGTCCGGGTAGAGGGACCGCTCGATACGCAGACCCTCCCTAACCCGACAATCGCGGCTACCCTGGTGAGAGTCCTCTCGTAG
- the chrA gene encoding chromate efflux transporter, translating into MVTPAGEVRHPTWGEAVRFWIQLGFINFGGPTGQIAIMHRELVERRGWIAEDRFLHALNYCMLLPGPEAQQLAIYLGWLFHRTWGGIIAGTFFVLPSIFILLGLSWVYVSFGALPAVAALFYGLKAAVLAIVAAAVLRISRKVLKNWVMILLAAFAFIGLALLNVPFPAIVLAAGLIGLIGGRSWPAAFTVIRGKEIAKTVGAPTPFESDQIRPSLLGVLQVVLIGLLLWIVPLALLAFWRGAADLFFQQGLFFSKAAMVTFGGAYAVLPYIAQAAVENYHWLRPGEMMDGLGLAETTPGPLIMVVAFVGYVGAWSNATGLSPVKAGLLGGLIATYFTFLPSFIWIFLGAPFIEQTRGNVSLSAALSAITAAVVGVILNLALLFGRHTLFSSTGGVDLFASILAGVAFVGLWKGDWDILYVIPGSAMAGLIYKLWMVP; encoded by the coding sequence ATCGTGACACCGGCGGGAGAGGTCCGTCATCCGACCTGGGGGGAGGCGGTTCGGTTTTGGATTCAATTGGGGTTCATCAACTTCGGCGGGCCGACGGGGCAGATTGCGATCATGCATCGGGAGCTCGTTGAGCGACGGGGATGGATCGCCGAGGATCGTTTTCTTCATGCGTTGAATTACTGCATGCTCCTGCCGGGACCGGAGGCCCAGCAGCTGGCGATCTATCTCGGCTGGCTTTTCCATCGAACCTGGGGCGGAATCATCGCCGGAACCTTTTTTGTTCTCCCCTCGATCTTCATCCTCCTTGGACTCAGCTGGGTTTATGTCTCCTTCGGCGCCCTCCCGGCGGTGGCCGCCCTCTTCTATGGTCTCAAGGCGGCCGTGTTGGCGATCGTCGCCGCCGCCGTCCTCCGGATCAGCCGAAAGGTGTTAAAGAACTGGGTCATGATCCTGTTGGCAGCGTTCGCGTTTATCGGGCTTGCTCTCCTGAACGTCCCCTTCCCCGCCATCGTCCTGGCGGCGGGGCTGATCGGCCTGATCGGGGGACGGTCCTGGCCGGCAGCCTTTACTGTGATCCGAGGAAAAGAGATCGCCAAGACCGTCGGCGCGCCAACCCCTTTTGAAAGCGATCAGATCCGTCCTTCGCTCTTGGGTGTCCTTCAGGTTGTCCTGATCGGTCTCCTCCTCTGGATCGTACCGCTGGCGCTGCTTGCCTTTTGGCGGGGAGCCGCCGACCTTTTTTTTCAGCAAGGCCTCTTTTTCTCGAAGGCGGCGATGGTGACATTCGGCGGCGCTTACGCCGTCTTGCCATACATCGCCCAGGCGGCGGTCGAGAACTATCATTGGCTTCGGCCGGGAGAGATGATGGATGGGTTAGGGCTGGCGGAGACGACCCCCGGCCCGCTGATCATGGTGGTCGCCTTTGTCGGTTATGTCGGCGCCTGGTCAAACGCCACCGGCCTCTCTCCAGTCAAAGCGGGTCTGTTGGGCGGATTGATTGCGACCTACTTTACCTTTCTTCCTTCGTTCATCTGGATTTTTCTCGGGGCCCCTTTTATTGAGCAGACGCGGGGGAACGTCTCCCTCTCCGCCGCCCTCTCTGCGATCACCGCGGCGGTCGTCGGCGTTATTTTAAATTTGGCGCTCCTCTTCGGCAGACACACCCTCTTTTCGTCGACGGGAGGGGTCGACCTCTTTGCCTCGATCCTTGCCGGGGTCGCCTTTGTTGGACTCTGGAAGGGGGATTGGGATATCCTGTATGTGATTCCGGGAAGCGCCATGGCCGGATTGATCTACAAATTGTGGATGGTCCCCTGA
- a CDS encoding mechanosensitive ion channel — protein sequence MLGELAHQIAQFAPKAGVALLVFIFFWVVSLLVEKMARQIGRRSHLSAELLTLIGRTTSLSLVVLGAITALGTAGINVSALVAGLGLTGFALGFALKDALANLLAGLLILIYRPFKRHDRISVAGFEGVVVETDLRYTTLQDETKTILIPNSTLFTNSIVLLDQKNGTYRPESSP from the coding sequence ATGTTGGGGGAGCTGGCGCACCAGATTGCCCAGTTTGCGCCGAAGGCGGGGGTGGCGCTCCTGGTCTTTATCTTTTTTTGGGTGGTGAGTCTTCTGGTTGAGAAGATGGCGCGCCAGATCGGCCGGCGCTCGCATCTCAGCGCCGAACTTTTGACGTTGATCGGACGGACCACCTCTCTCTCATTGGTTGTGCTCGGAGCGATTACGGCGCTGGGGACGGCGGGGATCAATGTCTCCGCATTGGTTGCCGGCTTGGGGCTGACCGGATTCGCCCTCGGCTTCGCTTTGAAAGATGCCCTCGCAAATCTTTTAGCAGGTCTATTAATTCTAATCTACCGGCCGTTCAAACGGCACGACCGGATCTCCGTTGCAGGCTTCGAGGGTGTGGTCGTCGAGACCGATCTCCGTTATACCACCCTGCAGGACGAGACGAAGACGATCCTCATCCCCAATTCGACCCTTTTCACCAACTCGATCGTTCTCTTGGATCAAAAGAATGGAACCTATCGGCCCGAGAGCTCTCCTTGA
- a CDS encoding PD40 domain-containing protein, whose product MLIEKRKLRSIALFFGAIGCLLAGCAHLEQKETSDPPDLLMEGSEKKLATLDPALSLPRSLFFSPDGRHAVWVNRAGEQVQVVVDGVAGPPFDSIGRGPVTLSPDGRRVAYVVENKTNQHLSVVVDGKAGPEYEKILSGTPLFSPDGRHVAYAAVREGKYYVILDAAVGPDYELVGHLTFSPDGGRFAYAAQKDKKRFIVADGVPGAPFEDVFIAGFSPDGRHLVYYATEEKQRRVIIDDQPGPLFEAVGPVQFYPAAGKGASFLSYVGLRGSELIQLTQPLR is encoded by the coding sequence ATGCTCATCGAGAAGCGAAAATTACGTTCGATCGCCCTGTTTTTTGGAGCAATCGGTTGTCTCCTCGCCGGCTGCGCGCATCTAGAGCAAAAAGAGACGTCCGATCCTCCCGACCTCTTAATGGAGGGGAGCGAGAAGAAGTTGGCAACGCTCGATCCCGCGTTGTCGCTCCCGCGCTCGCTTTTCTTCAGCCCCGACGGACGGCATGCCGTCTGGGTCAATCGGGCGGGCGAGCAGGTTCAGGTGGTGGTGGACGGCGTCGCCGGTCCTCCGTTCGATTCGATCGGCCGAGGGCCGGTGACCCTCAGCCCGGACGGTCGGCGCGTGGCTTATGTCGTTGAGAATAAGACAAACCAGCACCTCTCGGTCGTCGTTGATGGAAAAGCGGGTCCCGAATATGAAAAGATCCTCTCGGGCACCCCGCTCTTCAGTCCCGACGGAAGGCATGTCGCCTATGCCGCGGTGAGGGAAGGAAAATATTACGTCATCCTTGATGCCGCGGTGGGGCCTGACTATGAGCTGGTCGGCCATCTGACCTTCAGCCCCGACGGCGGCCGCTTCGCTTATGCGGCGCAAAAAGACAAAAAGCGTTTTATTGTCGCCGATGGGGTTCCGGGCGCTCCCTTTGAAGATGTCTTCATCGCCGGCTTCAGTCCCGACGGACGGCATCTGGTCTACTATGCGACCGAAGAGAAGCAGCGGCGGGTCATCATCGACGATCAGCCCGGTCCGCTGTTCGAAGCGGTCGGGCCGGTTCAGTTTTATCCGGCCGCCGGAAAAGGGGCCTCTTTTCTCTCCTATGTCGGTTTGCGGGGATCGGAGCTGATTCAGCTTACCCAGCCGCTTCGGTAG
- a CDS encoding response regulator transcription factor yields the protein MAREAYQGWRIPVGPWDRANKTKGSCALAPLSGPQETALKALHALAADPQDPFPSAARNALRVVLEAIPFDAAWVVRCAPDTHVTVDGYLHQLPEGLLAPLLTPSAPLLQPFHEQGSIALRGSDLNETEYWLNGSFYLEKIVPLGLIYPLASLCIDEAGGEVGMLTLWRSKGRSDFSPRESHFLERASTLLGALFRYARSSSPEPEIPAWMAGIGRHDAPGVLVLGEEGEFLFMNESAAALLNGLRGGTGNVPRLEEGRVLRQLQQLKRRVFRAVSEKPAQIGTLPICDLLSLRGKRFSLRGIALEGGGRKQMTVMILIEPVEEKSGSTGSGRPDFGLTEREESISRLIGQGLTNKEIASELGIGVYTVKDHIKNILKKVQSSTRAGLVAKLMGGPGRTA from the coding sequence ATGGCGCGCGAGGCGTATCAGGGATGGAGAATACCGGTCGGGCCGTGGGACCGCGCAAATAAAACCAAAGGGAGCTGTGCGCTCGCACCCTTGAGCGGACCGCAGGAGACGGCGCTGAAAGCGCTTCATGCGCTGGCGGCCGATCCCCAAGATCCCTTTCCCTCGGCGGCGCGGAACGCCCTTCGGGTCGTTCTGGAAGCGATCCCCTTCGACGCCGCCTGGGTGGTTCGATGCGCGCCCGACACGCACGTAACGGTCGACGGCTATCTTCATCAGCTTCCCGAGGGGCTTCTCGCCCCGCTTCTGACCCCGTCCGCGCCGCTGCTTCAGCCTTTTCATGAGCAGGGATCGATCGCTCTGCGCGGATCCGATCTAAACGAAACGGAGTATTGGCTCAACGGTTCGTTTTATCTGGAGAAGATCGTGCCGCTCGGCCTGATTTATCCTTTGGCAAGCCTTTGCATCGACGAGGCGGGGGGAGAGGTCGGTATGTTGACCCTCTGGAGATCGAAAGGACGGTCCGATTTCTCGCCGCGCGAGTCCCACTTTCTGGAAAGGGCTTCCACCCTGCTCGGCGCACTCTTCCGATATGCCCGGTCCTCGTCACCCGAGCCGGAGATCCCGGCCTGGATGGCCGGAATCGGCCGACACGACGCGCCCGGCGTTCTCGTGCTCGGAGAAGAAGGGGAGTTTCTCTTTATGAATGAATCGGCGGCCGCACTCTTGAACGGCCTCCGGGGTGGAACAGGGAATGTCCCCCGGTTGGAAGAGGGACGGGTGCTGAGGCAGCTTCAGCAGTTGAAGCGGCGGGTCTTTCGTGCCGTCTCGGAGAAGCCGGCGCAGATCGGCACCCTGCCGATCTGCGATCTCCTCTCGCTTCGGGGAAAACGCTTCTCCCTGCGGGGAATCGCCTTGGAAGGAGGGGGCCGGAAGCAGATGACGGTGATGATTCTCATCGAGCCGGTCGAAGAGAAAAGCGGGTCGACCGGATCGGGCCGGCCCGATTTCGGGCTGACCGAGCGCGAGGAGTCGATCTCGAGATTAATCGGTCAGGGGCTGACCAACAAAGAGATCGCGTCGGAACTCGGCATCGGGGTCTATACAGTAAAAGACCACATCAAAAATATCCTAAAAAAAGTCCAGTCCAGCACACGGGCCGGCCTTGTCGCAAAGCTCATGGGGGGACCGGGTCGGACGGCCTAA
- a CDS encoding sigma 54-interacting transcriptional regulator — MPSLRIYLKDQFRWNFTLLEKEVRIGRGQENHIVLPQPEISRNHALLRRDGKRFILEDRSGRGIDLNHQTVSEAPLRQGDVLQIGAYRLVFELKETEEPFTETITREPTLDLPGGGVPKQKAIIRSRIAVAAGPDQGKVLPLKEGVTRIGRGGRNDLVLSDPAVSSVHLEMEVSPAAILVRDLGSTNGTRINGQRIQSSTAEIGAEIQIGQTKLKLQLEEPTEPLAPPALGRLIGQSVKMQEVFRMIERGARGEVAVLVQAETGCGKELVAQEVHRLSPRAEGPFITLDCSAIPKELIESELFGHEKGAFTTAVSQRKGAFELARGGTVFLDEIGELPIEMQPKLLRVLEERTFKRVGGNEMLRSDFRIIAATNRWLDQEVLAGRFRQDLYFRLYVLPIFLPPLRERKEDIPLLVDHFLKGKSIQVLPEAMEKLTAHGWPGNVRELRNVIERAVVMMEGSTLRPEDLLFLRPPDREGPPMSWEEQKGALPTGSLEEIEKQVIQRALKSHQGDKKAVAQSLGIALSTLYEKLKRYHLAD; from the coding sequence ATGCCGAGTCTTCGAATCTATCTGAAAGATCAATTTCGCTGGAACTTCACCCTCCTGGAGAAGGAGGTTCGGATCGGCCGCGGTCAGGAGAACCATATCGTCCTTCCGCAGCCGGAGATCTCGCGCAACCATGCCCTCCTGCGCCGCGATGGAAAGCGGTTCATCCTGGAGGACAGGAGCGGCCGGGGGATCGATCTGAACCATCAGACCGTTTCGGAGGCCCCTTTGCGGCAGGGTGACGTCCTCCAGATCGGCGCCTATCGCCTCGTCTTCGAGCTGAAGGAGACCGAAGAGCCGTTTACGGAGACGATCACCCGGGAGCCGACCCTCGACCTTCCGGGGGGCGGGGTGCCGAAGCAAAAGGCGATCATCCGCTCCCGCATCGCGGTTGCGGCCGGACCCGACCAGGGGAAGGTGCTTCCTTTGAAAGAGGGGGTCACCCGGATCGGGCGGGGAGGGAGAAATGACCTGGTGCTCTCGGACCCGGCGGTCTCGAGTGTCCATCTGGAGATGGAAGTAAGCCCCGCGGCGATCTTGGTCCGCGACCTCGGAAGCACCAACGGAACGCGGATCAACGGTCAGCGGATCCAGAGCTCGACGGCGGAGATCGGCGCGGAAATTCAGATCGGCCAGACCAAGCTCAAACTCCAGCTCGAAGAGCCGACCGAGCCGCTGGCTCCTCCCGCCTTGGGCCGCCTCATCGGCCAGAGCGTGAAGATGCAGGAGGTCTTCCGGATGATCGAGCGGGGAGCGCGCGGAGAGGTCGCGGTGTTGGTCCAAGCCGAGACCGGATGCGGCAAAGAGCTGGTGGCGCAGGAGGTGCATCGATTGAGCCCCCGGGCGGAGGGGCCGTTCATCACCCTCGACTGCAGCGCCATCCCGAAGGAGCTGATCGAATCGGAGCTCTTCGGACACGAGAAGGGGGCCTTTACGACCGCCGTCTCCCAACGGAAGGGGGCGTTCGAGCTGGCCCGCGGCGGCACGGTCTTCCTCGATGAGATCGGAGAGCTCCCGATCGAGATGCAGCCGAAGCTGCTCCGGGTATTGGAGGAGCGGACCTTCAAGCGGGTCGGCGGCAATGAGATGCTCCGCTCCGACTTCCGGATTATCGCCGCGACCAACCGATGGCTCGATCAAGAGGTGCTGGCGGGACGCTTCCGCCAAGATCTCTATTTTCGACTCTATGTCTTGCCGATTTTTCTCCCGCCGCTTCGAGAGCGCAAGGAGGACATTCCCCTTTTGGTCGATCATTTCCTCAAGGGGAAGTCGATTCAGGTTTTGCCCGAGGCGATGGAGAAGCTGACGGCGCATGGCTGGCCCGGCAACGTTCGGGAATTGAGAAATGTCATCGAGCGGGCCGTGGTGATGATGGAGGGGAGCACCCTCCGGCCGGAAGACCTGCTCTTCCTCCGGCCGCCCGATCGGGAGGGCCCGCCGATGTCGTGGGAAGAACAGAAAGGGGCGCTCCCCACCGGATCTCTGGAGGAGATTGAAAAGCAGGTGATCCAACGCGCGCTGAAGTCCCATCAAGGGGATAAGAAAGCGGTGGCCCAGAGCTTGGGAATCGCCCTCTCGACGCTGTATGAAAAACTGAAACGCTATCATCTGGCCGACTGA
- a CDS encoding tetratricopeptide repeat protein produces MKKPFLLMLFFFVLSVGARPCLSAEEPPLGYHGHLSAGIVRLNQNDLGGAMQQFREALAENPQGVEAFYYIGVAQARAGQWEEAEKAFKEALSRDATFLPAHLDLGILYYQLDQDEAALKELDVVQRADPDRARVYYYQGLILRREGKSKEAAAKMEKAAALDPELALQANYHAGSAYYEAGDLDSARKSFQNVVMLLPEGETAQSAGEYLERINEQAQRRKRWDLLFSAGVQYDTNVILEPNRTIPSAQAITDKSDLVGLLFLRGRYRWLNTPNWTGQAEYSFYQNLHRDSALRDFDIQSHNVVFNGGRRFSRAELLLQYELQFATLGGDRYLLRQGVGPRLIIEETPRNLTELIYQYGARDFSNIQPLFPTNSDRDVHTNRAGFTHYFLFGVRGNVHAGYSFEREKGGETPAKDDWTFNGNRLVAGILLPPWHRLTLSVDVEYILRRFAHPNEQPPGVRRKDNDGLAIATLSRELTRHIDLALQYYYERNNSNIPLYQYHRGIYGGIVTARF; encoded by the coding sequence TTGAAAAAGCCGTTCCTTCTCATGCTATTCTTCTTCGTTCTATCGGTCGGAGCGCGTCCCTGTCTGTCGGCGGAGGAGCCGCCGCTCGGGTATCACGGCCATCTTTCGGCCGGGATCGTTCGGCTCAATCAGAATGACCTCGGCGGCGCGATGCAGCAGTTTCGGGAGGCGTTGGCGGAGAATCCGCAGGGGGTCGAGGCGTTCTATTACATCGGCGTGGCGCAGGCTCGGGCCGGACAGTGGGAGGAGGCCGAAAAAGCGTTTAAAGAGGCGCTCTCGCGCGATGCCACCTTTCTTCCCGCCCACCTTGACCTGGGGATTCTCTATTATCAGCTCGATCAAGACGAGGCGGCCCTAAAAGAGCTCGACGTCGTCCAACGGGCCGATCCCGACCGGGCGCGCGTTTACTATTATCAAGGATTGATTTTGCGTCGGGAGGGAAAGTCAAAAGAAGCGGCGGCAAAAATGGAGAAGGCCGCCGCGCTTGACCCCGAGCTGGCGCTTCAGGCAAATTACCATGCCGGCTCGGCCTATTACGAGGCGGGAGATCTGGATTCTGCGCGAAAATCGTTTCAGAATGTCGTGATGCTCCTCCCTGAGGGAGAGACGGCCCAGTCGGCCGGCGAATACCTGGAGCGGATCAACGAGCAGGCCCAGCGGAGAAAGCGATGGGATCTTCTTTTCTCCGCGGGCGTACAGTATGATACGAATGTCATCTTAGAACCGAACCGGACCATCCCCTCGGCGCAGGCGATCACCGACAAAAGCGATCTGGTCGGACTCCTCTTCCTCCGGGGACGCTACCGGTGGTTGAACACTCCCAATTGGACCGGTCAGGCCGAGTATAGCTTTTATCAGAATCTGCACCGGGACAGCGCGCTAAGGGATTTCGACATTCAGAGCCACAATGTCGTCTTCAATGGCGGAAGGCGATTCAGCCGTGCGGAGTTGCTTTTACAATACGAGCTGCAGTTCGCGACACTCGGAGGGGACCGCTATCTGCTGCGGCAGGGGGTCGGCCCGCGTCTGATTATCGAAGAGACCCCGCGGAACCTCACCGAATTGATCTATCAATACGGCGCCAGGGACTTTTCCAATATTCAGCCGCTCTTTCCGACCAACTCCGACCGCGACGTCCATACGAACCGGGCGGGATTCACCCACTACTTCCTCTTCGGGGTGAGGGGAAACGTGCATGCCGGCTACTCCTTCGAACGGGAGAAGGGGGGCGAGACACCGGCGAAAGATGATTGGACCTTCAACGGCAACCGGTTGGTCGCCGGCATCCTTCTGCCGCCGTGGCATCGCCTGACGCTGTCGGTCGATGTCGAATATATTTTGCGCCGCTTCGCCCATCCGAACGAGCAGCCTCCGGGGGTGAGGCGGAAGGACAACGACGGGCTCGCCATCGCCACCCTTTCTCGGGAGCTGACGCGGCATATCGATCTGGCGCTTCAATATTATTACGAGCGGAACAATTCGAACATCCCGCTGTATCAATACCATCGAGGCATTTACGGCGGGATCGTGACGGCTCGGTTTTAA